A DNA window from Canis lupus dingo isolate Sandy chromosome 2, ASM325472v2, whole genome shotgun sequence contains the following coding sequences:
- the MRTO4 gene encoding mRNA turnover protein 4 homolog isoform X2 yields the protein MRNSKLKDIRNAWKHSRMFFGKNKVMMVALGRSPADEYKDNLHQVSKKLKGEVGLLFTNRTKEEVNEWFTKYTEMDFARAGNKATFTVTLDPGPLEQFPHSMEPQLRQLGLPTALKRGVVTLLSDHEVCKEGDVLTPEQARVLKLFGYEMAEFKVTIRYMWDAQSGRFQQMGEDLPESASESAEEESEGEDDG from the exons ATGAGGAACAGCAAGCTGAAGGACATCCGGAACGCCTGGAAGCACAGCCG GATGTTCTTTGGCAAAAACAAGGTGATGATGGTGGCCTTGGGTCGAAGCCCAGCTGACGAGTACAAAGACAACCTGCATCAG GTCAGCAAGAAGTTGAAGGGTGAGGTCGGCCTGCTTTTCACCAACCGCACCAAGGAGGAAGTGAATGA GTGGTTTACAAAATACACGGAAATGGACTTCGCTCGAGCAGGAAACAAAGCAACTTTCACCGTGACCCTGGACCCAGGGCCCCTGGAGCAGTTCCCCCACTCCATGGAGCCACAGCTGAGGCAGCTGGGCCTGCCCACTGCCCTCAAGAGAG GTGTGGTGACCCTGCTGTCCGACCACGAGGTGTGCAAGGAGGGTGATGTGCTGACCCCAGAGCAGGCCCGCGTGCTG AAGCTTTTCGGGTATGAGATGGCTGAATTCAAAGTTACCATCAGATACATGTGGGATGCACAGTCTGGAAGGTTCCAGCAGATGGGAGAGGACTTGCCCGAGAGTGCCTCGGAGTCTGCGGAGGAAGAATCCGAAGGGGAGGACGATGGCTGA
- the MRTO4 gene encoding mRNA turnover protein 4 homolog isoform X1, whose amino-acid sequence MPKSKRDKKVSLTKTAKKGLELKQNLIEELRKCVDTYKYLFIFSVANMRNSKLKDIRNAWKHSRMFFGKNKVMMVALGRSPADEYKDNLHQVSKKLKGEVGLLFTNRTKEEVNEWFTKYTEMDFARAGNKATFTVTLDPGPLEQFPHSMEPQLRQLGLPTALKRGVVTLLSDHEVCKEGDVLTPEQARVLKLFGYEMAEFKVTIRYMWDAQSGRFQQMGEDLPESASESAEEESEGEDDG is encoded by the exons ATGCCCAAATCCAAGCGCGACAAGAAAG tttccttAACCAAAACTGCCAAGAAAGGCTTAGAACTGAAACAGAACCTGATAGAAGAG CTTCGGAAATGTGTGGACACATACAAGTACCTTTTCATCTTCTCCGTGGCCAACATGAGGAACAGCAAGCTGAAGGACATCCGGAACGCCTGGAAGCACAGCCG GATGTTCTTTGGCAAAAACAAGGTGATGATGGTGGCCTTGGGTCGAAGCCCAGCTGACGAGTACAAAGACAACCTGCATCAG GTCAGCAAGAAGTTGAAGGGTGAGGTCGGCCTGCTTTTCACCAACCGCACCAAGGAGGAAGTGAATGA GTGGTTTACAAAATACACGGAAATGGACTTCGCTCGAGCAGGAAACAAAGCAACTTTCACCGTGACCCTGGACCCAGGGCCCCTGGAGCAGTTCCCCCACTCCATGGAGCCACAGCTGAGGCAGCTGGGCCTGCCCACTGCCCTCAAGAGAG GTGTGGTGACCCTGCTGTCCGACCACGAGGTGTGCAAGGAGGGTGATGTGCTGACCCCAGAGCAGGCCCGCGTGCTG AAGCTTTTCGGGTATGAGATGGCTGAATTCAAAGTTACCATCAGATACATGTGGGATGCACAGTCTGGAAGGTTCCAGCAGATGGGAGAGGACTTGCCCGAGAGTGCCTCGGAGTCTGCGGAGGAAGAATCCGAAGGGGAGGACGATGGCTGA